ACAGAATTCCCACGACAAGACCTATCATCAGCAGGATGAAGGGCATGTCGAACCAGACATACCAATAGTCCATCTGGTAATAGAGCGGCGCCATGACGGCGAAGGCCACCAACCACATCGTCATGACGCTGATCATGACGCCCATCGAATCTGAGCTCTTGAAGCGGTCGATGAACAGCTGCGCGATGTAGTAGACGAGGATGATGATCAATATGTACGTATAGCCTGTCCAGATCATGCCTACTGCAGAAACGCAGACGCCGCCCAATGCCGCATAGAGCATCGATATCTGGTTCTGCCTGATGTAGGACCTTAGCCCGGGCAGGACCGTCCTCCGGTCCTTCCAATCGGCAACCCATTTCGTCCCTTCTATTGTCTGGAGGGACCTCATGAAGAAATAGAACGCGAAGACGACGAAGAACAGCACCATCGCATCGTGGTCAGCGTTTGAGAAGATGCTCCTCTCTATGTGACCAGGCATCAGCGCGAAGAGGAATGCGGACAGTAGGCCTGCTCTCCTGCCGAACAGCGTGTTCGTCATCATGAAGATCGGTATCACCGTCAATGCGCCCCAGACGGCGGTCGAGAACACGAGGGAATAGCCCACGCCGTCCTCAAGGGACATGCCCAGGGCTTTCAATGCCAATCCGCTCACCGCGACCGACCAGTCATATAAGGGAGGTCTGGCGTTCCTCATGCCGAACGGATAGTTCAGCTCAAAATCATACACAAGGTGCTGGCCGGTGCCGGTTACGTGGTCGATGACCCTCTGATGATAATACGAGTCGGAACCTCCTGAGACGAGGAATCCATTGTCGACCGATAGGGGATACGCGAAGTACGCCCTGACGAAGAAAGCCAATAGGATCACCATCACCAGGACCAAGGCCGTCTGCCAATTCCTCATGACCCAGGAATCCTTTATCCTGACCATCATGGGCTTGGCGGTCGTCCCGCCTATGGTCTCAGGCGTGGTAACCATCCCTCCCTTTTTCGATGCCATCTAGATTCTCCTTGTGTGATGTTGAAAATCTGCTTCACATAATGCACCGCCTATATTAACATTATCTGCCCGATGACCTTTTTTTTGAATGTCTGGACAGGCCTCATGGTCGATATTTTTGCCTACTTGTGCAAGGAAGCGTACCTGGCCTCGTCAACGATCGCCTTGGCCGCCCTCCTTGGGTCATTTGAGCCGTAAATCGACCTTCCAACGATTATGTAATCAGCGCCGTTCCTCAACGCGTCCGAGGCGTTTCCGCCCTGGGCCCCTACGCCAGGTGACAGGATGAGGAGGTCCCCGATGATATCGCGTATATGCTTGATCCTGTCCGGCCTTGTCGCTGGGGCGATCACCCCCCTTGCCCCGCTCTCGACCGCTATCCTTGCCAACCTTTCAGCGTTCGGTGCAGTGAGCTCTGTCCCGCCGGGGTGGCTCATCTCCGTGACGACGAATATGTCCGCGTGCTTTGCTGCGGCCACCGCCGCTTTGACGCTGTCGCTGCCTGCGAACCCATGGACGATCACGCCTGACGCCCCGAGCGAGACCGCCTGCTCGACTATGAGCCTGTTGGTGTTCGGGATGTCCGCGACCTTGAAGTCACATATGACCGGTGCGAGCCTGGAGAGCTCGGTGATCGTCCTGGGAGAAGTTGAGAGGATGAGGGGCCAATTGATCTTGATCGCATCGACGAGGTCGGTGACCTGCTCAACCACGGCCATGGCCCTCTCCCCATCGGTCTCGTCCAATGCAAGGATCAAACGCGTGCTGCACCTCATATCGCTCAAAGGGCCATGACCTAAGGGGTTAGTATCCCTTTCGGACCGCATGAATTATTAGGACGTTCGTTGCTAGGTTGGTCCATGCACGTGCATCCATTTGGGGCCGGATCTCTATATACCCGCCTGCTTCCCATGGGCTGCAGACATTGCCGTCGCGGCTCCAAGATGGTCCTTTTCATCACTGGGAGATGCGATAAGGGTTGTTTCTATTGCCCTTTGTCCTCAGCGAAGAAGGGGAGGGACGTGATCTACGCGAATGAGCTTAGGACAGATGACGAGAAAGAGGTCCTGAGGGAGGCCGAGCTCATAAGGGCTACGGGCACTGGGATAACCGGCGGGGACCCTCTCCTGGTACCGGACCGCACCATCAGGTTCATCAGGCTCCTTAAGGAGAGGTTCGGAGGTGGCCATCATGTCCACCTTTACACATCGACGGTGGACCCGTCGATATTCAAGGAGCTGGAGAGGGCAGGGCTGGACGAGCTGAGGCTGCATCCGATGGTCAAGGAATGGAAAGACCTGGGGAGGTTGAAGGTCGCGGAGGCGTTACAAGAGCTCGATATACCGGTGGGGTTCGAGGTTCCTGCGATACCTGGTATGATGAGCGAGACAAGGATGCTCCTCAAGTATGCTAGCGAGAATGTCCTCGATTTCGTCAATCTGAACGAGCTTGAGTTCTCTGAGACGAATGCTTCCAAGATGAGGGAGAGGGAGTTCGAGGTGAAGGACGAGCTTTCCTCCGCCGTCAAAGGGAGCGCGGAGATGGCGGTGGCATTGGCCCTCGACCGTTCATTCAAGGTGCCGGTCCATTTCTGCTCATCGAGCTTCAAGGACCGGGTCCAGCTCAGGAACAGGATCCTGAGGAGGGCGAGGAACGTTGCGAGGGCGTTCGACGTGGTGACCTCCGAGGGCATGCTGGTGAAGGGCGTTATCGAATCGGATGACGTTCGGGCGGTTACGGGAATGCTGGAGACATTGGATGTGCCGTCGGACATGTTCATGTACGACAAGGAGAAAGGGCGCATGGAGATAGCCCCGTGGATACTAGCAGAGATTGCTGAGGAGCTGCCCTGGAACGCGTACCAGGTGGAAGAATATCCCACGGCCGACCGTCTCGAGGTGGAAAGAGAGCCCTTGAACAAAATGAGAAGGAAAATTAAGAAATG
This genomic window from Methanomassiliicoccales archaeon contains:
- the pyrF gene encoding orotidine-5'-phosphate decarboxylase, translating into MRCSTRLILALDETDGERAMAVVEQVTDLVDAIKINWPLILSTSPRTITELSRLAPVICDFKVADIPNTNRLIVEQAVSLGASGVIVHGFAGSDSVKAAVAAAKHADIFVVTEMSHPGGTELTAPNAERLARIAVESGARGVIAPATRPDRIKHIRDIIGDLLILSPGVGAQGGNASDALRNGADYIIVGRSIYGSNDPRRAAKAIVDEARYASLHK
- a CDS encoding radical SAM protein, whose translation is MHVHPFGAGSLYTRLLPMGCRHCRRGSKMVLFITGRCDKGCFYCPLSSAKKGRDVIYANELRTDDEKEVLREAELIRATGTGITGGDPLLVPDRTIRFIRLLKERFGGGHHVHLYTSTVDPSIFKELERAGLDELRLHPMVKEWKDLGRLKVAEALQELDIPVGFEVPAIPGMMSETRMLLKYASENVLDFVNLNELEFSETNASKMREREFEVKDELSSAVKGSAEMAVALALDRSFKVPVHFCSSSFKDRVQLRNRILRRARNVARAFDVVTSEGMLVKGVIESDDVRAVTGMLETLDVPSDMFMYDKEKGRMEIAPWILAEIAEELPWNAYQVEEYPTADRLEVEREPLNKMRRKIKK